A section of the Methanococcus vannielii SB genome encodes:
- the frhD gene encoding coenzyme F420-reducing hydrogenase, FrhD protein translates to MDYSLTPSYLLKENMVLACGNILFADDGFSVHVIEKLHEVLTEEEKENIALVDAGAGAPQQVLTLIDSESRTKKIIVVDIIDYGLEPGEIKILEKEDLPKPEHTKLDSHDWPLSTTLYRVCRDAPHEIEFKVIGCQKKYVSEPDVVIGLSEEVQNSVDLAVDLILSEFRGQ, encoded by the coding sequence ATGGATTATAGTTTAACCCCTTCTTACTTGCTAAAAGAAAATATGGTTCTTGCCTGCGGAAATATACTGTTTGCAGACGATGGATTTAGTGTACACGTAATCGAAAAACTACACGAAGTACTTACTGAAGAAGAAAAAGAAAATATTGCACTGGTAGATGCTGGAGCAGGGGCTCCACAACAAGTACTAACCTTAATTGATAGTGAATCAAGGACTAAAAAAATTATTGTCGTGGATATAATCGATTACGGACTAGAACCTGGGGAAATTAAAATACTTGAAAAAGAAGATCTACCAAAACCCGAACATACTAAACTTGACAGCCACGACTGGCCACTTTCAACTACGCTCTATAGAGTTTGTAGAGATGCACCTCATGAAATTGAGTTTAAAGTAATTGGCTGTCAGAAAAAGTATGTTTCAGAACCTGACGTAGTAATTGGGCTATCTGAAGAAGTTCAAAATTCTGTAGATCTTGCCGTAGACTTGATACTTTCTGAATTTAGGGGACAATAA
- the frhG gene encoding coenzyme F420 hydrogenase subunit gamma has protein sequence MVKVAHVQLSSCCGCLVSLADTYEKLLDVLGAIELVYSQTLADVKEVPDNVDIILLEGSVCLSDHHALEVALESRKKAKILVALGACAASGNITRFCKGNQMSKPIHDSFAPLTEVVKCDLAIPGCPPSPEAIVAVIEAALKGDMEYLEPFAELAKYGSEACGCDLLVKVINKSLCMGCGSCAAACPTRAVSMDAGRPLVDKEICIKCGACSVQCPRIRFPELIGNIE, from the coding sequence ATGGTAAAAGTTGCCCACGTGCAATTAAGTAGCTGCTGTGGGTGTCTAGTTTCCCTCGCAGACACCTATGAAAAGCTTTTAGACGTTTTGGGAGCTATTGAATTAGTTTACTCCCAAACACTTGCGGATGTAAAAGAAGTTCCAGATAATGTTGATATTATATTACTCGAAGGTAGCGTTTGTTTAAGCGACCACCACGCACTTGAAGTCGCACTTGAATCCAGAAAAAAAGCAAAAATATTGGTTGCTTTAGGGGCATGTGCAGCTAGTGGAAATATTACAAGATTCTGTAAAGGAAACCAGATGTCAAAACCAATTCACGATTCATTTGCCCCATTAACTGAAGTTGTGAAATGTGACCTTGCAATTCCAGGATGTCCTCCATCACCTGAAGCTATTGTTGCAGTTATTGAGGCAGCACTAAAAGGCGATATGGAATACTTAGAACCGTTTGCTGAACTTGCTAAATACGGGTCTGAAGCCTGTGGATGCGACCTACTTGTAAAAGTAATTAATAAGTCACTTTGTATGGGTTGCGGTTCATGTGCTGCAGCATGTCCAACAAGGGCAGTTTCAATGGATGCAGGAAGGCCGTTAGTTGACAAAGAAATTTGTATAAAGTGTGGTGCATGCTCAGTACAGTGTCCAAGAATTAGATTCCCTGAATTGATTGGAAATATTGAATAA
- the frhB gene encoding coenzyme F420 hydrogenase subunit beta, with protein MDPFGKYIKAVSARAADKEILKKSQDGGIISAAYIYGLENGLLDGVIVADKEDKFTAVPKVATTKDEVLSAAGTKYTTCPNLSVIKSAVREYGCDKIGFVGTPCQIQSIRKAIKYPIGYRHVPDKIALIMGIFCMENFPYNGMKTIVEELCGVRMEDVVKTDIGKGKFWVYTKWGDVKTVALKDTHPYEQVSCHICMDYTAELADLSTGSVGSPDGWSTIFVRTGKGDDYLNKMIKAGALETRLIEEVKPGLDLVQKLALQKKEKNAKEREHRKEIGLPLPY; from the coding sequence ATGGATCCCTTTGGAAAATATATAAAAGCAGTTTCTGCAAGAGCTGCAGACAAAGAGATACTTAAGAAATCGCAAGACGGAGGTATCATTTCTGCCGCATATATTTACGGTTTAGAAAATGGACTTCTTGACGGCGTAATAGTTGCCGATAAAGAAGACAAATTTACGGCAGTTCCAAAAGTTGCTACAACAAAAGACGAAGTTTTAAGTGCTGCTGGAACAAAATATACCACCTGTCCAAACCTTTCAGTAATAAAAAGTGCTGTGAGAGAGTATGGGTGTGACAAGATAGGTTTTGTTGGAACTCCTTGCCAAATTCAGTCAATAAGAAAGGCAATAAAATACCCAATTGGATATAGGCACGTTCCAGACAAAATTGCTTTAATTATGGGTATATTTTGTATGGAAAACTTCCCATATAATGGTATGAAAACTATCGTTGAAGAGCTTTGTGGAGTTAGAATGGAAGATGTTGTTAAGACGGATATTGGAAAAGGTAAGTTCTGGGTTTACACTAAGTGGGGCGACGTAAAAACCGTTGCTTTAAAAGATACTCACCCTTATGAACAAGTTTCATGCCACATATGTATGGACTACACTGCAGAACTTGCTGATCTTTCAACCGGTTCAGTTGGTAGCCCTGACGGATGGAGTACAATCTTTGTTAGAACTGGAAAAGGAGACGACTATTTAAACAAGATGATTAAGGCAGGAGCTCTTGAAACCAGGCTTATTGAAGAAGTAAAACCCGGACTTGACTTAGTTCAAAAACTTGCCCTCCAAAAAAAGGAGAAAAATGCAAAGGAAAGAGAACATAGAAAAGAAATTGGGTTACCACTTCCATATTAA
- a CDS encoding TIGR00341 family protein, with protein sequence MNLRLIECYVPKKIYCGYEESLKGDVSNIIWYSISEELKYTVIRLLVFSENTEKTVDTLSVTYGGSNFRIIVTEPNSTIPELKKEELKEELQNKSPKRISRQEIIGKIGDVSKISKEYYSLLFLAALVASIGIWKDDVALIIGSMIIAPFLTPMISLTFSMAVMDLGLTKKSIKNLLAGILTVVLLSILLGSLMHVSPDNPQIASRMNIGIQNVVIAICAGLVGTLSILIPEISSTVVGVMIAVALMPPLVAFGLMVGSGYYIESVPIILLFLVNLIAVNFSSAILFHFYGITPYKWWEIEKARKLSIIGIIFWFLNLLLLTIVILYFSNGGLKII encoded by the coding sequence TTGAACTTGAGACTTATCGAGTGTTATGTCCCTAAAAAAATTTACTGTGGGTATGAAGAGTCATTGAAAGGAGATGTATCCAATATAATATGGTACAGCATATCTGAAGAATTAAAATATACAGTAATTAGATTACTTGTATTTTCAGAAAATACTGAAAAAACAGTCGATACATTATCTGTAACGTACGGGGGTTCAAATTTTAGAATTATTGTAACAGAACCTAATTCAACAATTCCAGAACTTAAAAAAGAAGAACTAAAAGAAGAGCTACAAAATAAATCACCTAAAAGAATTTCAAGACAAGAAATTATCGGTAAAATAGGGGATGTTTCAAAAATTTCAAAAGAATACTATTCTTTATTATTTTTAGCAGCTTTAGTCGCATCCATTGGAATATGGAAAGATGATGTTGCATTAATTATTGGTTCAATGATAATTGCCCCTTTTTTAACGCCTATGATTTCACTTACATTTTCTATGGCAGTTATGGATTTAGGTCTCACGAAAAAATCAATTAAAAATTTACTTGCAGGAATTTTAACAGTTGTATTATTATCAATACTACTTGGTTCTTTAATGCACGTTAGTCCAGATAACCCGCAAATAGCATCTAGAATGAATATTGGAATTCAAAATGTAGTTATTGCAATTTGTGCGGGACTTGTTGGGACCCTTTCAATACTGATTCCAGAAATTTCATCAACAGTTGTTGGAGTTATGATTGCGGTTGCTTTAATGCCTCCACTTGTTGCATTTGGACTCATGGTCGGTTCAGGATATTATATTGAATCAGTACCAATAATTTTATTGTTTCTCGTAAACTTAATAGCAGTTAATTTCTCTTCTGCAATATTATTCCATTTTTATGGAATAACCCCGTATAAATGGTGGGAAATTGAAAAAGCAAGAAAATTATCAATTATTGGAATAATATTTTGGTTTTTAAACCTTTTATTACTTACAATAGTAATTTTGTATTTTAGTAACGGTGGTTTGAAAATAATATAA
- a CDS encoding MEMO1 family protein has protein sequence MIRDTVVSGIFYPLEYHDLIEMIEYCYLNPRGPKKLPSKLGRYEKPIGVISPHAGYVYSGPIAAHSYKEISKKVSGNITAVIIGPNHSGMGSVVSTMEGIWKTPLGNLEIDNEFSERLWKECDIIDLDETAHLKEHSIEVQLPFLKHLELLNIAKFKFVPISMSLQDYDTAVGVGYMVAKVAKELNRKIIIIASSDFSHYEPEEIASKKDAIIIKDILKMEEEEIFTDVVTNNVTMCGYGPIIAMIKAMKVLGAKESKLLSYSTSGDVTKDYSEVVGYGALIIE, from the coding sequence ATGATTAGAGATACTGTTGTTTCAGGTATTTTTTACCCTTTAGAATACCATGATTTAATAGAAATGATTGAATACTGCTATTTAAATCCTAGGGGGCCAAAAAAACTGCCTTCAAAACTGGGAAGATATGAAAAGCCAATTGGGGTTATTTCACCCCATGCAGGCTATGTTTATTCAGGGCCAATTGCTGCACATTCATATAAAGAAATATCAAAAAAAGTAAGTGGGAACATTACTGCTGTAATTATTGGGCCAAATCACTCGGGAATGGGCTCGGTAGTTTCCACAATGGAAGGAATTTGGAAAACTCCTTTGGGCAATCTTGAAATAGATAACGAATTTTCAGAAAGGCTTTGGAAGGAATGCGATATAATTGATCTTGATGAAACTGCGCATTTAAAAGAACATTCAATTGAAGTACAGCTTCCTTTTTTAAAACATCTTGAATTACTAAATATCGCTAAATTTAAATTTGTTCCTATTTCAATGAGTTTGCAAGACTACGATACTGCAGTAGGTGTAGGGTACATGGTTGCAAAAGTTGCAAAAGAATTAAATAGAAAAATTATAATCATTGCTTCAAGCGATTTTTCACACTATGAACCAGAAGAAATTGCCTCAAAAAAAGATGCCATAATAATAAAAGATATTTTAAAAATGGAAGAAGAAGAAATTTTCACGGATGTTGTAACAAATAACGTTACAATGTGTGGATACGGGCCCATTATTGCAATGATAAAAGCAATGAAAGTGCTTGGTGCAAAGGAATCTAAACTGCTATCATATTCAACCTCAGGAGATGTTACAAAAGATTATTCTGAAGTTGTAGGGTACGGAGCACTAATTATTGAATAA
- a CDS encoding MTH895/ArsE family thioredoxin-like protein, which produces MIIRVFGMGCKKCTETYENVKKALEELEINAEIKKIMDLNEISEWVLMTPAVSFDDDIIFEGKVPSILEVKKELEMYLKR; this is translated from the coding sequence ATGATAATTAGAGTATTTGGTATGGGCTGTAAAAAATGTACTGAAACGTACGAAAATGTAAAAAAGGCTTTGGAAGAACTTGAAATAAATGCAGAAATAAAAAAAATAATGGATTTAAACGAAATTTCAGAATGGGTATTAATGACTCCGGCAGTTTCTTTTGATGATGACATAATTTTTGAAGGAAAAGTGCCAAGTATTTTGGAAGTAAAAAAAGAACTTGAAATGTATTTAAAGAGATAA
- a CDS encoding MFS transporter, producing the protein MKEIKKNPMYGYLFYLVVAAAISNQAWNTLFNNYAVDIVGINGFQMGIIQSVREIPGFLTFLVVYILIVIKEHRLSALSTVLMGIGVAITGLFPSFKGLLFTTFLMSLGFHYFETTNKSLTLQHFGKKEAPLVLGRFGSYSAIVSIFFGLMLLISVKFFPIWLNYLVYGIIISTIGLYFLFKNPIFLEVPKQKKGMVLKKKYWLYYALNFLAGARRQIFIAFAVFLLVKHYNFTVLEVAILFVLNNIFVFLTAPKIAEGINRFGERKVLTFEYLALIFIFLGYAFIESRNVALILYIIDHVIFGFAIGINTYFQKTADSEDIAPSMGVGFAINHISAVIVPIIGGILWMTNWKTPFIMGAIFSAISLFFVKYIPKDIKIIQN; encoded by the coding sequence ATAAAAGAAATTAAGAAAAATCCAATGTATGGTTACTTATTTTACCTAGTAGTTGCAGCGGCAATATCAAATCAAGCGTGGAACACACTTTTTAATAACTATGCTGTAGATATTGTTGGAATAAATGGCTTTCAAATGGGTATAATTCAATCCGTTAGAGAAATTCCAGGATTTTTGACATTTCTTGTAGTTTATATTTTAATAGTAATTAAAGAACACCGGCTTTCCGCACTCTCAACGGTTTTAATGGGAATAGGTGTTGCAATTACTGGACTATTTCCCTCGTTTAAAGGTTTATTGTTCACAACATTTTTAATGTCACTTGGATTTCACTACTTTGAAACAACCAATAAATCACTCACACTGCAACATTTTGGAAAAAAAGAAGCTCCGTTAGTTTTAGGTAGATTTGGAAGTTATTCGGCAATTGTAAGCATATTTTTTGGATTAATGCTCCTTATAAGTGTAAAATTCTTCCCAATATGGTTAAACTACTTAGTTTACGGGATAATAATTTCAACTATCGGACTTTACTTTTTATTTAAAAATCCAATATTTCTAGAAGTTCCAAAACAGAAAAAAGGAATGGTTTTAAAGAAAAAATACTGGCTATACTATGCATTAAATTTTTTAGCAGGAGCTAGACGGCAAATTTTTATTGCTTTTGCAGTATTTTTACTCGTAAAGCACTACAACTTTACGGTTTTGGAGGTTGCCATATTATTTGTTTTAAATAATATATTTGTATTCTTAACCGCACCAAAAATTGCAGAGGGAATAAATAGATTTGGCGAACGAAAAGTGCTGACTTTTGAATATTTGGCTCTTATTTTCATATTTTTAGGGTATGCATTTATAGAAAGCCGGAACGTTGCATTAATATTATATATTATAGACCACGTCATATTTGGCTTTGCAATTGGGATAAACACATACTTTCAAAAAACCGCTGATTCAGAAGACATTGCACCATCAATGGGCGTAGGTTTTGCAATAAATCATATTTCGGCAGTTATAGTTCCGATAATTGGTGGAATATTATGGATGACGAATTGGAAAACACCATTTATAATGGGCGCTATTTTTAGTGCAATTTCACTATTTTTTGTTAAATACATTCCAAAAGATATTAAAATAATCCAAAATTAA
- a CDS encoding permease produces MINVSTIINIAIETLIDYLNVNRIIALFIAFFMAGGIASMINKNFILKYFGPKTPKHISYIVASVSGCLLAVCSCTIIPLFAGIYKRGAGIGPATTFLFSGPAINVLAIFYSAALLGWSLGIFRTISAVFLSIVIGLSMALLFKDEKNNKNFRIGVEESISTRRGYQTSIFFLVQLIMLIIITASQTLIPFLSLSIYGGFLLKHLLTVILTATLVIITKNWFSNDELKLWFKETYSLMKLVVPLLLLGVIIAGILKSVIPQEIIKNYVGGNYISSNLTASIIGTLMYFSTLTEVPIVKSLMELGMGFGPATALLLSGPSLSIPSILVISRVIGNKKTLVYSLLVVIFSTIAGIFAGKFL; encoded by the coding sequence TTGATAAATGTTTCAACAATAATAAATATTGCAATAGAAACTTTAATCGATTATTTAAATGTAAATCGAATTATTGCACTCTTTATTGCATTTTTTATGGCCGGGGGAATAGCCTCAATGATAAATAAAAATTTTATACTAAAGTACTTTGGACCCAAAACCCCAAAACATATTTCATACATAGTAGCTTCAGTTAGTGGCTGCCTTTTAGCAGTTTGTTCTTGCACAATAATTCCTCTTTTTGCAGGAATATATAAGCGAGGAGCAGGAATTGGGCCTGCAACAACATTTTTGTTTTCAGGGCCTGCAATAAATGTTCTTGCAATATTCTATTCAGCAGCTCTTTTAGGGTGGAGTTTAGGGATATTTAGGACGATTTCAGCAGTATTTTTATCAATAGTTATTGGATTATCAATGGCATTACTTTTTAAAGATGAAAAAAACAATAAAAACTTTAGAATCGGTGTTGAAGAGAGTATTTCAACAAGACGGGGGTATCAAACATCAATTTTCTTTTTAGTACAGCTTATAATGTTAATTATAATTACTGCATCACAAACTTTGATTCCATTTCTTAGTTTGTCCATATATGGAGGATTTTTATTAAAACACCTTTTAACAGTAATTTTAACTGCAACACTGGTTATAATAACTAAAAATTGGTTTAGTAATGACGAACTCAAATTATGGTTTAAAGAAACGTACTCTTTAATGAAACTTGTAGTACCCCTTTTACTTTTAGGGGTAATAATTGCAGGAATTTTAAAATCAGTAATCCCTCAAGAAATAATTAAAAATTATGTTGGGGGAAATTATATATCTTCAAACCTTACTGCATCGATAATTGGAACTTTAATGTATTTTTCAACATTAACCGAAGTCCCAATTGTAAAATCATTAATGGAACTTGGAATGGGTTTTGGCCCTGCAACAGCACTTCTTTTATCTGGCCCGAGCCTTAGTATTCCAAGTATACTCGTTATTTCAAGAGTGATTGGCAACAAAAAAACTTTAGTGTATAGTTTACTTGTAGTGATATTTTCAACAATTGCAGGGATTTTTGCTGGAAAATTCCTTTAA
- the asd gene encoding aspartate-semialdehyde dehydrogenase translates to MKIKVGILGATGNVGQRFIQMLENHPIFELEALGASERSLGKTYKEACYWYQTEPIPEDVSKAVVVSTNPDDKAYEDVDIVFSALPSDLAKKLEPAFAKAGKYVFSNASAMRMEKDVPLIVPEVNYEHFGMIEVQKSNNNTDGAVITNPNCSTIAAVLSLKPIMDKFGIDLVNITTMQAVSGAGYDGVPSMAILDNLVPHIGGEEEKMQTESLKILGNFEENGFKNANFKMGVSCNRVPVIDGHTESIFVKTTEETTPEEIINAMNDFDPLKRFNLPSYAKPIVIRSEIDRPQPRLDRNTGNGMSIVVGRVRKDPIFTVKYTALEHNTIRGAAGASVLNAELFVQKYL, encoded by the coding sequence ATGAAAATTAAAGTAGGAATATTGGGGGCAACTGGAAATGTTGGGCAGAGATTTATACAAATGCTCGAAAACCACCCCATATTTGAACTTGAAGCATTAGGTGCTTCAGAACGAAGTTTGGGAAAAACTTATAAAGAAGCATGTTACTGGTACCAGACTGAACCAATTCCTGAAGATGTTTCAAAAGCAGTAGTTGTTTCAACAAACCCGGATGATAAAGCATATGAAGATGTTGACATAGTGTTTTCAGCATTACCCTCTGACTTAGCAAAAAAACTTGAACCCGCATTTGCGAAAGCCGGAAAATATGTATTTTCAAATGCGTCCGCAATGAGGATGGAAAAAGATGTACCATTAATCGTTCCAGAGGTAAATTATGAGCATTTTGGAATGATTGAAGTTCAAAAGAGCAATAATAATACTGACGGTGCAGTGATAACTAACCCAAACTGTTCAACAATTGCAGCAGTACTTTCTTTAAAACCAATTATGGATAAATTTGGTATAGATTTAGTAAATATAACAACAATGCAAGCCGTAAGTGGTGCAGGATATGACGGAGTTCCCTCAATGGCAATTTTAGACAATCTTGTTCCCCATATTGGTGGAGAGGAAGAAAAAATGCAGACAGAATCTTTAAAAATTCTTGGGAATTTTGAAGAAAACGGATTTAAAAATGCCAATTTTAAAATGGGCGTATCTTGTAACCGAGTACCGGTAATTGATGGCCATACTGAAAGTATTTTCGTAAAAACAACTGAAGAAACAACTCCTGAAGAAATCATAAACGCAATGAATGATTTTGACCCATTAAAAAGGTTTAACCTTCCAAGTTATGCAAAACCTATTGTTATTAGAAGCGAAATTGATAGGCCCCAGCCAAGACTTGATAGAAATACTGGAAATGGAATGTCTATTGTTGTTGGGAGGGTTAGAAAAGACCCAATATTTACTGTAAAATACACTGCACTTGAACATAACACTATAAGGGGAGCTGCAGGAGCAAGCGTTCTAAATGCGGAGTTATTTGTTCAAAAATATCTCTAA